One part of the Rhodococcus oxybenzonivorans genome encodes these proteins:
- a CDS encoding methylated-DNA--[protein]-cysteine S-methyltransferase → MNAERAAHTVIDSPIGPLTLVSVDGVLSGIYMAEHRHQPDVATFGERGDGGFEAAATQLTEYFDGGRTEFTLPLAARGTPFQQRVWDTLRTIPYGQTWTYRELAAALGSPTAIRAVAAANGKNPISIIVPCHRVVGTDGSLTGYAGGLDRKRFLLTREAERAGIRLSRWA, encoded by the coding sequence GTGAATGCCGAACGAGCAGCACACACCGTCATCGATTCCCCGATCGGTCCCCTCACGCTGGTCAGCGTGGACGGGGTTCTCAGCGGCATCTACATGGCCGAACATCGGCATCAGCCCGATGTCGCGACTTTCGGTGAACGCGGCGACGGGGGTTTCGAGGCTGCCGCGACACAACTCACCGAGTACTTCGACGGTGGACGCACCGAGTTCACGCTGCCTCTCGCCGCCCGCGGCACACCGTTTCAACAGCGGGTATGGGACACGCTGCGGACCATCCCGTACGGGCAGACGTGGACGTACCGGGAATTGGCGGCGGCGCTCGGGAGTCCCACGGCCATCCGGGCGGTGGCCGCGGCGAACGGCAAGAATCCCATCAGCATCATCGTTCCGTGCCACCGGGTCGTCGGAACCGACGGCAGCCTCACGGGGTATGCGGGAGGGCTCGACCGCAAGCGTTTCCTGCTGACCCGCGAAGCGGAACGGGCGGGAATCCGGCTGAGCCGATGGGCCTGA
- a CDS encoding ribulose 1,5-bisphosphate carboxylase large subunit has protein sequence MALAFPSPDDLVRTATGMARWSMDTAGFAASLPDRVAALLDRVEVLITRIETISERAEMAVAKANEVADRAATVVTSSTEVSTSAQTLIGLYEPLATKAAPMAARFVDDLSEDEIHAAIGLVNHLPELTLRMEGLLPILASLDTVSPEIHLLLEEVQGVRQAIQGVPGFRFFRKRGEAKEDDEV, from the coding sequence ATGGCTCTCGCATTCCCCAGCCCCGACGACCTCGTGCGCACCGCCACGGGTATGGCCCGCTGGTCGATGGACACCGCTGGTTTCGCTGCCTCACTCCCCGATCGAGTCGCCGCGCTGCTCGACCGAGTGGAGGTGCTCATCACCCGGATCGAGACAATCAGCGAACGCGCCGAAATGGCCGTCGCCAAGGCGAACGAGGTAGCCGACCGAGCCGCGACCGTGGTCACCTCGAGCACGGAGGTGTCCACCTCGGCTCAGACCCTGATCGGCCTGTACGAGCCGCTCGCAACCAAGGCGGCGCCGATGGCGGCACGGTTCGTCGACGACCTGTCGGAGGACGAGATTCATGCGGCGATCGGGTTGGTGAATCATCTTCCCGAGCTGACACTGCGTATGGAGGGGTTGCTGCCCATCCTCGCCAGCCTCGACACGGTGTCCCCGGAGATTCACCTGCTCCTCGAGGAAGTGCAGGGTGTGCGTCAGGCGATCCAGGGCGTTCCCGGCTTCAGATTCTTCCGTAAGCGCGGCGAAGCGAAAGAGGACGACGAGGTCTGA
- a CDS encoding SDR family NAD(P)-dependent oxidoreductase — MSRSALITGASRGIGRGIATRLAEAGYGLTLSARDAERLEVVAAELRAAGAKEVVVVAGDLADEASAGRVVTAHADTFGSLNALVLNAGVGTAGPIGEFPMRRFTKSVDVNLRAPFSLLQQALPMLRTAATENPAKGAKVIALASITGVYAEAGLAVYGATKAALMSLVETLNVEESGNGVSATALAPAFVDTDMSAWTHDKIPPESMIEVNDIVELVDALLRLSSRAVVPKIVVGRAGTDGYRA, encoded by the coding sequence ATGAGCAGGTCTGCACTGATCACGGGAGCATCGCGCGGAATCGGTCGCGGTATCGCCACCCGCCTCGCCGAAGCGGGCTACGGGCTGACCCTCAGTGCTCGTGACGCCGAGCGTCTCGAGGTCGTGGCAGCCGAGCTGCGCGCGGCCGGCGCGAAAGAGGTGGTCGTCGTGGCCGGCGACCTCGCCGATGAAGCCTCCGCCGGCCGCGTGGTAACCGCGCATGCCGACACCTTCGGTTCACTGAATGCGTTGGTGCTCAACGCAGGTGTGGGGACGGCCGGGCCGATCGGCGAGTTTCCGATGCGCCGCTTCACCAAGAGCGTCGATGTGAATCTGCGGGCCCCGTTCAGCTTGCTGCAACAGGCGCTGCCGATGCTCCGGACCGCCGCGACCGAGAATCCGGCGAAAGGCGCCAAGGTCATCGCCTTGGCCTCGATCACCGGCGTCTACGCCGAAGCGGGACTGGCCGTCTACGGGGCCACCAAAGCCGCCCTGATGTCACTGGTCGAGACACTGAACGTGGAGGAGTCGGGCAACGGAGTGTCCGCTACCGCCCTGGCTCCCGCGTTCGTCGACACCGACATGTCCGCGTGGACCCACGACAAGATTCCGCCGGAGTCGATGATCGAGGTAAACGACATCGTCGAACTGGTCGATGCGCTGCTGCGACTGTCGTCCCGCGCGGTGGTGCCCAAGATCGTCGTCGGGCGCGCGGGAACGGACGGGTACCGGGCTTGA
- a CDS encoding acyl-CoA dehydrogenase family protein, whose protein sequence is MAIDLTYAPEVTALVEKTRAFTREVVLPVEDEHGGDITAAGGDTLRVELQKAAKEAGVFAPHAPVEYGGHGLNMTDRAPVFEEAGYSLFGPIALNIGAPDEGNVHMLAHIASAEQKEQFLAPLAHGDVRSAFAMTEPSPGAGSDPSALTTRAEKVPGGWKINGHKYFITGADGAGFFIIFARTSGQPGDRGGATMFLTPADVPGLKVGRHIDTLDRAMIGGHCEVFFDDLFIPDSGVLGEVDEGFAYAQVRLGPARMTHVMRWLGAARRGHDVAVAHVARREGFGGKLGDLGMVQKMVADNEIDIAATRALLTQACWELDQGGHASNATSIAKTYAAEAIFRIVDRSIQMCGGLGVSGDLPLARLSREVRPFRVYDGPSEVHRWAIAKRVIGAAKKAAREAGA, encoded by the coding sequence GTGGCGATCGATCTGACCTATGCGCCGGAGGTGACGGCGCTGGTCGAGAAGACCAGGGCGTTCACCCGTGAGGTGGTGCTGCCTGTCGAGGACGAACACGGCGGCGACATCACCGCGGCAGGTGGCGACACCCTGCGGGTCGAGCTGCAGAAGGCCGCCAAGGAGGCCGGTGTCTTCGCCCCGCACGCTCCCGTCGAATACGGCGGACACGGGTTGAACATGACGGACCGGGCCCCGGTCTTCGAGGAAGCCGGTTACTCGTTGTTCGGCCCGATCGCCCTCAACATCGGCGCGCCCGACGAGGGCAACGTCCACATGCTCGCGCACATCGCCAGTGCGGAGCAGAAGGAGCAGTTCCTCGCTCCCCTTGCCCACGGTGACGTGCGGTCGGCTTTCGCCATGACCGAGCCCTCCCCGGGCGCCGGGTCCGATCCGTCGGCATTGACCACGAGGGCCGAGAAGGTGCCCGGCGGGTGGAAGATCAACGGGCACAAGTACTTCATCACCGGTGCCGACGGTGCCGGATTCTTCATCATTTTCGCGCGCACGTCGGGGCAGCCCGGCGATCGCGGCGGCGCCACCATGTTCCTCACCCCAGCCGACGTGCCCGGTCTGAAAGTGGGCCGGCACATCGACACGCTCGACCGGGCGATGATCGGAGGCCACTGCGAGGTGTTCTTCGACGATCTCTTCATACCCGACAGCGGTGTGCTCGGTGAGGTGGACGAGGGATTCGCCTACGCGCAGGTGCGGCTCGGCCCGGCCCGGATGACGCACGTCATGCGCTGGCTCGGTGCGGCGCGGCGCGGTCACGATGTCGCGGTGGCCCACGTCGCTCGGCGTGAAGGGTTCGGCGGCAAGCTGGGCGATCTGGGCATGGTCCAGAAGATGGTCGCGGACAACGAGATCGACATTGCCGCTACTCGTGCGTTGCTGACACAGGCGTGCTGGGAACTCGATCAGGGCGGGCACGCGAGCAACGCCACGTCCATCGCCAAGACCTATGCCGCAGAGGCGATCTTCCGGATCGTCGACCGCTCGATCCAGATGTGTGGTGGTCTCGGTGTGTCCGGCGATCTGCCGCTCGCACGGCTCTCCCGTGAGGTGCGTCCGTTCCGGGTGTACGACGGCCCGTCCGAGGTACATCGCTGGGCGATCGCCAAGCGCGTCATCGGTGCCGCGAAGAAAGCGGCGCGGGAGGCGGGGGCATGA
- a CDS encoding TetR/AcrR family transcriptional regulator, with product MTVNGTEAGSSWREYTDQGLSKVLAAALAAFVEKGYDGASIREIAARAGLSVPGLYHHYPSKQALLVGLTNAVMRDLLDRSRAAVAEAGPTPGERFDAVIESLLRFHMYRREQSFVASRETRSMEPDSRHAYIALRDEQQQLVDDIVRDGVAAGLFRTPFPEDASRAVVTMCVSVATWYREDGPLSPDEIVERYLVIARSTVGAVD from the coding sequence ATGACGGTTAACGGCACGGAGGCCGGTAGTTCGTGGCGGGAATACACGGACCAGGGGTTGTCCAAGGTTTTGGCGGCCGCCCTGGCTGCGTTCGTCGAGAAAGGGTACGACGGCGCCTCGATTCGTGAGATCGCGGCCCGTGCCGGACTGTCCGTACCCGGCCTTTACCATCACTACCCCTCGAAGCAGGCACTGCTCGTGGGGTTGACCAACGCGGTGATGCGTGACCTGCTCGACCGCAGTCGCGCGGCCGTCGCCGAGGCAGGGCCGACTCCGGGCGAGCGGTTCGACGCGGTGATTGAATCCCTGCTGCGTTTTCACATGTATCGGCGTGAACAGTCCTTCGTGGCGTCCCGGGAGACGCGGAGTATGGAGCCGGACAGCAGGCACGCTTACATTGCCCTGCGGGACGAGCAGCAGCAACTGGTCGACGACATCGTGCGCGACGGCGTCGCAGCCGGCCTGTTCCGGACACCCTTCCCGGAGGATGCGAGCCGTGCTGTCGTGACGATGTGTGTCTCGGTCGCCACGTGGTACCGCGAGGACGGGCCGTTGTCGCCCGACGAAATCGTCGAACGGTATCTGGTGATTGCTCGTAGCACGGTAGGGGCTGTCGACTGA
- a CDS encoding NDMA-dependent alcohol dehydrogenase: MKTKAAVIKGIGQPWEIEEIELGDPVSGEVQIRLAASGLCHSDEHLRTGATPLPFFPVLGGHEGAGVVTKVGPGVSNLAEGDHVVLAFVPACGRCRSCAKGMQNICDEGAGLLTGQAIADKTFRVTLGGEPVLQMCLLGTFSPYVTVSEASVIKIENDIPLDKAALLGCGVSTGWGSATQIGGTQVGDTVVVIGVGGVGINSVQGAASAGARFVVAIDPVEFKRQKAKEFGATHVFASVEEAAPTIGEITWGRMAEVTIITVGEIEGDMIQPAMSITGKGGQVVVTGMGSAADTQVTLSLFELTLLQKRLQGAIFGGVGPRSQIPALLDLYRNGTLKLDELVTRTYRLEQVNDGYRDMLDGKNLRGLIVYSDDDY, translated from the coding sequence GTGAAGACGAAAGCAGCGGTCATCAAAGGCATCGGGCAGCCCTGGGAGATCGAGGAGATCGAACTCGGCGATCCGGTTTCGGGGGAGGTGCAGATCCGTCTGGCGGCATCAGGGTTGTGTCACTCGGATGAGCACCTGCGGACCGGGGCCACGCCCCTGCCCTTCTTTCCGGTCCTGGGCGGCCACGAGGGCGCAGGCGTGGTGACCAAGGTGGGCCCAGGAGTGTCGAATCTTGCCGAAGGGGACCACGTGGTCCTCGCCTTCGTCCCGGCGTGCGGACGATGCCGTTCCTGTGCGAAGGGCATGCAGAACATCTGCGACGAGGGTGCCGGTCTCCTCACCGGGCAGGCGATCGCCGATAAGACCTTCCGGGTCACCCTGGGCGGTGAGCCTGTTCTGCAGATGTGTCTGCTCGGCACCTTCTCCCCCTACGTGACGGTGAGCGAGGCGTCGGTCATCAAGATCGAGAACGACATCCCTCTCGACAAGGCGGCGCTCCTCGGCTGCGGCGTCTCGACCGGATGGGGCTCGGCCACGCAGATCGGTGGAACGCAGGTCGGTGACACCGTCGTGGTCATCGGCGTCGGTGGTGTCGGCATCAATTCGGTGCAGGGCGCGGCCAGTGCCGGCGCGCGTTTCGTCGTCGCCATCGATCCGGTGGAGTTCAAGCGGCAGAAGGCGAAGGAATTCGGTGCCACCCATGTGTTCGCATCGGTCGAGGAGGCGGCTCCGACGATCGGCGAGATCACCTGGGGGCGGATGGCCGAGGTCACGATCATCACGGTCGGTGAGATCGAAGGCGACATGATTCAGCCGGCGATGAGCATCACCGGCAAGGGCGGCCAAGTGGTGGTGACGGGAATGGGTAGCGCGGCAGACACGCAGGTGACCCTCAGTCTCTTCGAGCTCACCTTGCTGCAGAAGCGGTTGCAGGGCGCCATCTTCGGCGGCGTCGGCCCGAGGTCGCAGATCCCAGCGCTCCTCGACCTCTATCGCAACGGAACGCTGAAGCTCGACGAGTTGGTGACCCGGACATATCGCCTCGAGCAGGTCAACGACGGATACCGGGACATGCTCGACGGGAAGAACCTGCGTGGGCTGATCGTGTACTCGGACGACGACTACTGA
- a CDS encoding SRPBCC family protein translates to MIHVRHSAVAAVPIDVAFTYIDDYRTVPDWMFGVSEFHPIGEFDQGLGSTFDASIHIGPTTLRSRLEVTAWEKDRVITLASLDGAANSSTWTFVALGPDKTELGVDFAYKLPGGLAGKALGLIVEPFVETAVKNTEATLRHNLEELYEKGDADGS, encoded by the coding sequence ATGATCCACGTCCGTCATTCCGCGGTAGCCGCCGTCCCCATCGACGTGGCGTTCACGTACATCGACGACTACAGGACAGTCCCCGACTGGATGTTCGGCGTGTCGGAGTTCCATCCCATCGGCGAATTCGATCAGGGATTGGGTTCGACGTTCGATGCGTCGATTCACATCGGCCCGACCACGCTGCGATCCCGCCTCGAGGTCACCGCATGGGAGAAGGATCGGGTGATCACGTTGGCATCGCTCGACGGCGCGGCCAACTCGTCGACATGGACGTTCGTGGCGCTCGGTCCGGACAAGACCGAACTCGGCGTCGACTTCGCGTACAAGCTCCCCGGAGGTTTGGCCGGCAAGGCCCTCGGGCTCATCGTCGAACCGTTCGTCGAGACGGCCGTGAAGAACACCGAGGCGACCTTGCGGCACAACCTCGAGGAGCTGTACGAGAAAGGCGACGCCGACGGCAGCTAG
- a CDS encoding NADPH:quinone oxidoreductase family protein, with translation MKAWRVHEVGQPREVLTFEDVADLEPKSGELLVKVLAAPANFPDVLLCRGEYQIKPPLPFTPGVELCGEVVALGEGVTEFAVGDRVIGMPSLPNGGFAELAVMSVATAFPAPATLDDAEASALSIGYQTGWFALHRRTQLRAGETLLVQAAAGGVGSAAVQLGKAAGAKVIGVVGGPQKAEYTRALGADLVVDRHSEDFVAAVKDFTGGRGADVVFDPVGGDSYAKSTKCIAFEGRIVVIGFASGTIPSPGLNHALIKNYSIIGLHWGLYNAYDPAAIRECHAELTRLADAGDIKPMISERLGLSEVADGLARLGEGTTVGRLAFLPGR, from the coding sequence ATGAAGGCATGGCGTGTGCACGAAGTAGGACAACCCAGGGAGGTCCTCACTTTCGAGGACGTCGCGGACCTGGAGCCGAAGTCCGGGGAGCTGCTGGTCAAGGTTCTTGCAGCTCCCGCCAACTTCCCGGACGTGCTGTTGTGCCGCGGCGAATACCAGATCAAGCCGCCGCTGCCTTTCACTCCCGGGGTGGAATTGTGCGGCGAGGTGGTGGCGCTCGGTGAGGGTGTCACCGAGTTCGCGGTCGGTGACCGGGTGATCGGCATGCCCAGCCTGCCGAACGGCGGTTTCGCGGAGCTCGCCGTGATGTCGGTGGCCACGGCCTTCCCGGCACCGGCCACATTGGACGACGCGGAGGCGTCGGCGTTGTCGATCGGGTATCAGACGGGGTGGTTCGCGCTCCACCGCAGGACACAGCTGCGGGCGGGCGAGACACTTCTCGTGCAGGCGGCAGCCGGTGGAGTGGGTAGCGCGGCCGTGCAGTTGGGCAAGGCGGCCGGCGCAAAGGTGATCGGTGTGGTGGGCGGCCCGCAGAAGGCCGAGTACACCCGGGCTCTCGGCGCCGATCTCGTCGTGGACCGGCACAGTGAGGACTTCGTCGCCGCAGTGAAGGACTTCACCGGGGGGCGGGGCGCGGACGTCGTGTTCGATCCGGTGGGTGGCGACTCGTACGCCAAGTCCACGAAGTGCATCGCGTTCGAGGGCCGAATCGTCGTGATCGGTTTCGCCAGTGGCACCATTCCCTCGCCCGGCCTCAACCATGCGCTGATCAAGAACTACTCGATCATCGGACTGCATTGGGGTCTCTACAACGCCTACGATCCCGCGGCGATCAGGGAGTGCCACGCAGAGCTGACACGGTTGGCCGATGCCGGTGACATCAAGCCGATGATCAGTGAACGCCTCGGACTCAGCGAGGTAGCGGACGGACTCGCTCGACTCGGCGAGGGAACGACGGTCGGTCGGCTCGCTTTCCTGCCGGGCCGCTAG
- the fabG gene encoding 3-oxoacyl-ACP reductase FabG: MSQDRRTAIVTGSARGIGAAVAQRLASDGHAVAVLDLDESACAGTVDAITSAGGEALAVGANVADEASVTAAVERVASELGAPTILINNAGITRDNLLFKMSVDDWDAVMNVHLRGAFLMSRAVQKYMVDAKFGRIVNLSSTSALGNRGQANYSAAKAGMQGFTKTLAFELGKFGVTANAIAPGFIETEMTAATAERVGMSFEDFKAAAASQIPVARVGQPEDIAHTASFFASEGAGFVSGQVVYVAGGPKD, from the coding sequence GTGAGCCAGGACCGTAGAACCGCCATCGTCACCGGATCGGCCCGCGGTATCGGCGCCGCCGTCGCACAGCGGCTGGCGAGCGACGGACATGCAGTCGCCGTCCTCGACCTCGACGAGTCCGCCTGTGCCGGGACGGTCGACGCGATCACGTCGGCCGGCGGCGAGGCCCTCGCCGTGGGTGCCAATGTGGCGGACGAGGCCTCGGTCACGGCGGCTGTCGAGCGCGTGGCGTCCGAGCTGGGCGCACCGACGATCCTGATCAACAACGCCGGGATCACCCGCGACAACCTGCTGTTCAAGATGTCGGTCGACGACTGGGACGCCGTGATGAACGTGCATCTGCGTGGAGCCTTCCTGATGTCACGTGCCGTCCAGAAATACATGGTGGATGCCAAGTTCGGCCGCATCGTCAACCTGTCCAGCACGTCGGCGCTCGGCAACCGCGGCCAGGCCAACTACTCGGCCGCCAAGGCAGGCATGCAGGGCTTCACCAAGACGCTGGCGTTCGAGCTCGGCAAATTCGGCGTCACCGCGAACGCGATTGCGCCCGGATTCATCGAGACGGAGATGACCGCCGCCACGGCCGAGCGCGTCGGTATGAGCTTCGAGGATTTCAAAGCCGCCGCGGCGTCACAGATTCCTGTCGCTCGTGTCGGTCAGCCCGAGGACATCGCCCACACCGCCTCGTTCTTCGCGAGTGAAGGCGCCGGGTTCGTCTCCGGGCAGGTCGTCTACGTCGCCGGCGGACCGAAGGACTGA
- a CDS encoding acyl-CoA dehydrogenase family protein, with the protein MSVFDVSDRAKKYQTDLLEFMDSHVYPAERVYDEQMRDAGDPHFQPPILEELKAEARSRGLWNLFHPHPEWGPGLTNLEYAPLAEIMGRSHLASEACNCNAPDTGNMEVLTLFGTDEHKEKYLKPLLDGTMASAFAMTEPAVASSDATNIEMSMVRDGDDYVLNGRKWFASNALHRNCKVMIVMGKTDPSAAPHRQQSMMVVPIDAPGVTVMRGLPVFGYQDREGHAEIDFADVRVPAKDVLKGEGEGFAIAQARLGPGRIHHCMRAIGMAERALELMCRRASSRVTFGKPVSENANIQDWIAEARIEIEMVRLLTLKAAYLMDTVGNKEARTEIAAIKVSAPNIALKIIDRSIQVHGGAGVTDDFPLAMMYAHMRTLRLADGPDEVHKLSIARRELRKYRSTTDDNHHGGNK; encoded by the coding sequence ATGTCTGTGTTCGACGTATCCGACCGCGCGAAGAAGTACCAGACCGATCTGCTGGAGTTCATGGACTCGCACGTGTATCCCGCGGAGAGGGTGTACGACGAGCAGATGCGCGACGCGGGTGATCCGCATTTCCAGCCGCCGATCCTCGAGGAGTTGAAGGCGGAGGCGCGTAGCCGGGGTTTGTGGAATCTGTTTCATCCGCATCCGGAGTGGGGGCCGGGCCTGACGAACCTCGAGTATGCGCCGTTGGCAGAGATCATGGGCCGCAGCCACCTCGCGTCCGAGGCGTGTAACTGCAACGCCCCGGACACCGGGAACATGGAAGTGCTCACGCTGTTCGGCACCGACGAGCACAAGGAGAAGTACCTGAAGCCGTTGCTGGACGGGACGATGGCGTCTGCGTTCGCGATGACGGAGCCCGCGGTGGCGAGTTCGGATGCGACGAACATCGAGATGTCGATGGTCCGCGACGGCGACGACTACGTGCTCAACGGCCGGAAGTGGTTCGCGTCCAATGCCTTGCATCGAAACTGCAAGGTAATGATCGTGATGGGTAAGACCGATCCGTCGGCGGCGCCGCACCGGCAGCAGTCGATGATGGTGGTTCCGATCGATGCCCCCGGTGTCACGGTGATGCGGGGCCTGCCGGTGTTCGGATATCAGGACCGGGAGGGGCACGCGGAAATCGACTTCGCAGACGTGCGGGTTCCGGCCAAGGACGTGCTGAAAGGTGAGGGGGAGGGTTTCGCGATCGCCCAGGCCCGGTTGGGCCCGGGACGCATTCACCACTGCATGCGGGCGATCGGGATGGCCGAGCGGGCGCTCGAGCTGATGTGCCGGCGGGCGTCGTCGCGGGTGACGTTCGGGAAACCGGTCAGCGAAAACGCCAATATTCAGGACTGGATCGCCGAGGCCCGGATCGAGATCGAGATGGTGCGCCTGTTGACGCTCAAGGCGGCCTACCTGATGGACACCGTCGGGAACAAGGAGGCGCGCACGGAGATCGCGGCGATCAAGGTGTCGGCACCAAATATTGCGCTGAAGATCATCGATCGGTCGATCCAGGTGCACGGCGGCGCCGGTGTCACCGACGACTTCCCGTTGGCGATGATGTATGCCCATATGCGGACGCTGCGCCTCGCGGACGGTCCGGACGAAGTGCACAAACTTTCCATCGCAAGACGAGAACTGCGCAAATACCGTTCGACAACCGACGACAACCACCATGGAGGAAACAAGTGA
- a CDS encoding SDR family oxidoreductase, with amino-acid sequence MQIAQKVAIVTGGGGGIGGALAERLAAEGARVVVSDLDAASAQFVVDRITATSPGAAIAVGADASDTTQIASLISAAESEFGPVDLYFANAGVAAGSDLEFDDAVWDLALDVNVRAHIRAARLLVPGWVERGEGYFVSTASAAGLLTQIGSAPYSVSKHAAVGFAEWLSVTYGDQGVRVSCLCPMGVNTKLLTDDAALSATAARAVTTAGAVLEPADVAECALAAIEAEQFLILPHPEVLEMYRHKGADYDRWIRGMRRYQAALLGQTS; translated from the coding sequence GTGCAGATCGCGCAGAAAGTTGCCATCGTCACCGGAGGTGGAGGCGGAATCGGTGGTGCTCTGGCGGAGCGGCTGGCCGCGGAAGGCGCCCGCGTGGTCGTATCCGACCTCGACGCAGCGTCGGCGCAGTTCGTCGTCGATCGGATCACCGCCACCAGTCCGGGTGCAGCTATCGCGGTGGGAGCGGACGCATCGGACACGACGCAGATCGCATCGCTCATCTCGGCAGCGGAAAGCGAATTCGGTCCCGTCGACCTCTACTTCGCCAATGCAGGTGTGGCGGCAGGCAGCGACCTCGAATTCGACGACGCAGTGTGGGACCTCGCGCTGGACGTCAACGTTCGCGCGCACATTCGGGCCGCGCGTCTGCTGGTACCGGGCTGGGTCGAGCGCGGCGAAGGATACTTCGTCAGTACGGCCTCGGCGGCCGGACTCCTGACGCAGATCGGCTCGGCGCCCTATTCGGTGAGCAAACATGCGGCCGTGGGCTTCGCCGAGTGGCTGTCCGTCACCTACGGCGATCAAGGTGTGCGCGTCAGTTGCCTGTGCCCGATGGGTGTCAACACCAAGCTGTTGACGGACGACGCTGCGTTGTCGGCCACGGCTGCACGCGCAGTCACCACGGCCGGAGCGGTACTCGAACCGGCCGACGTGGCCGAATGTGCTCTCGCAGCAATCGAAGCGGAGCAGTTCCTGATCCTTCCGCACCCCGAGGTGCTGGAGATGTATCGACACAAGGGCGCCGACTACGACCGATGGATCCGGGGAATGCGCCGCTATCAGGCCGCACTACTCGGCCAGACTTCCTGA
- a CDS encoding TetR/AcrR family transcriptional regulator: protein MTTRTAHEDWDDQPAPSMAATALLREPPATPRGARTRAALVAAARTVFERSGYLDARLTDITKEAQCSTGSFYTYFDNKEQVFAAVLEAAQEDMMHPGMKRVQDTDDPYAVLEASNRAYLEAYRRNAKLMGLLEQVAHIDPAFADLRRQRADAFIARNARGIAELQARGIADTKLDPMLASRALSGMVSRLAYSAFVANEHGSGGTPIEFDDVVFTTTRIWANGLRFPDRD, encoded by the coding sequence ATGACCACGCGCACCGCCCACGAAGACTGGGACGATCAACCCGCCCCGTCGATGGCGGCCACCGCTCTGCTGCGGGAGCCGCCCGCGACCCCTCGGGGGGCACGTACTCGTGCGGCTCTGGTGGCGGCAGCGCGCACGGTGTTCGAGCGGTCCGGGTACCTCGACGCGCGGCTCACCGACATCACCAAGGAAGCTCAGTGCTCGACGGGGTCTTTCTACACCTACTTCGACAACAAGGAGCAGGTGTTCGCCGCTGTCCTGGAGGCGGCGCAGGAAGACATGATGCACCCGGGAATGAAGCGGGTGCAGGACACCGATGATCCGTACGCGGTGCTCGAGGCCAGTAACCGCGCGTACCTCGAGGCTTATCGTCGCAATGCCAAGCTGATGGGGCTTCTCGAGCAGGTAGCCCACATCGACCCGGCATTCGCGGACCTGCGCCGGCAGCGTGCCGACGCCTTCATTGCCCGCAATGCCCGGGGCATAGCCGAACTACAGGCGCGCGGAATTGCCGACACGAAGCTGGATCCGATGCTGGCGTCGCGGGCGCTGTCCGGGATGGTCAGCCGCCTGGCCTACAGCGCCTTCGTGGCGAACGAGCACGGCTCCGGAGGCACCCCCATCGAATTCGACGACGTCGTGTTCACCACTACCCGAATCTGGGCGAACGGCCTGCGGTTTCCCGATCGGGACTGA
- a CDS encoding SDR family NAD(P)-dependent oxidoreductase, with product MSVLDKFSLTDRVVVVTGASSGLGVAFAQAAAEAGADVVLAARRTDRLEKTAELVRAAGRTPLSVATDIADPAQAQNMIDKAMEQFGRVDVLINNAGVGTAVPATRETPEQFRQVVDINLNGSYWAAQAAGKVMKPGSAIVNIASVLGLTTAGLPQAAYAASKAGVIGLTRDLAQQWGARKGIRVNAIAPGFFETEMTDQYQDGYLESMRPRLVLGRLGDPQELAATVVWLASDAAAYVTGQTIAVDGGITIT from the coding sequence ATGTCCGTTCTCGACAAGTTCAGCTTGACCGACCGGGTGGTCGTCGTGACCGGTGCGTCTTCGGGTCTCGGGGTTGCGTTTGCACAGGCTGCGGCGGAGGCGGGCGCCGATGTGGTGCTCGCCGCCCGGCGCACGGACCGTCTCGAGAAGACTGCGGAGCTGGTACGGGCTGCGGGGAGGACGCCGCTCAGTGTGGCGACGGACATCGCGGACCCGGCGCAAGCGCAGAACATGATCGACAAGGCCATGGAGCAGTTCGGTCGAGTCGACGTGCTCATCAACAACGCAGGCGTCGGTACCGCCGTGCCCGCGACGAGGGAAACCCCCGAGCAGTTCCGGCAGGTCGTCGACATCAACCTGAACGGGTCCTATTGGGCGGCTCAGGCGGCCGGCAAGGTGATGAAGCCGGGCAGTGCCATCGTCAACATTGCGAGCGTGCTGGGGTTGACCACCGCGGGACTGCCCCAGGCCGCGTACGCCGCGAGCAAGGCCGGGGTGATCGGTTTGACCCGAGACCTCGCGCAGCAGTGGGGTGCCCGCAAGGGGATCCGCGTCAACGCGATCGCCCCCGGATTTTTCGAGACGGAGATGACAGACCAGTACCAGGACGGGTACCTCGAATCGATGCGGCCGCGGCTGGTGCTCGGCCGGCTCGGTGACCCACAGGAGCTGGCTGCGACCGTCGTCTGGCTGGCGTCGGACGCTGCCGCGTACGTCACGGGACAAACTATCGCGGTGGACGGCGGCATCACGATCACTTGA